The proteins below are encoded in one region of Bremerella sp. P1:
- a CDS encoding anhydro-N-acetylmuramic acid kinase gives MSESQHHRRTVIGLMSGSSAKGVDTALISTDGEDFVKFHGGLRHPYDEELRSRILEASQHNIRLNELLLLEREITLHHAEAVDVLKQQLGTIANSAKLIGFHGHTVRHLPNDGVTMQLGNPWLLAENTGLQVVSDFRRRDMARGGRGAPLASFFHQALFHDEKFPVGVLNLGGIANLTWLGADGSIVAADTGPGCGLLDEWTQEMAGLSHDIDGKLASRGTVQQVLVDDFLSAPYFQRPLPKSADRFEFDHIDVSGLSVEDGAATLCAVTVGAVEAAIATMPGPLGILWVTGGGAHHPVIMKSLRERYPMVRTIDQRNLSPVTLEAECFAWLAVRSLRNLPLTIPETTGCSQPTTGGFVTP, from the coding sequence ATGAGCGAGAGTCAGCACCATCGTCGCACTGTTATTGGACTCATGAGCGGCAGTTCCGCCAAAGGAGTTGATACAGCGCTCATCTCGACTGACGGCGAAGATTTCGTAAAGTTTCACGGAGGATTACGGCATCCTTACGACGAAGAGCTACGATCGCGGATTCTGGAAGCCTCGCAGCACAACATTCGCTTGAACGAGCTGTTGTTGCTGGAACGTGAGATTACCCTGCATCACGCCGAGGCCGTCGACGTTCTCAAACAACAGCTGGGAACCATCGCGAATTCAGCCAAGCTGATTGGTTTTCACGGCCATACGGTACGTCACCTTCCCAATGATGGAGTGACCATGCAGTTGGGCAATCCTTGGCTTCTGGCCGAGAACACCGGGCTGCAAGTTGTCTCAGATTTCCGACGCCGCGACATGGCTCGCGGCGGGCGGGGTGCGCCGCTGGCTTCCTTCTTTCACCAGGCCTTATTCCACGACGAGAAGTTTCCCGTTGGGGTACTTAACCTGGGAGGTATTGCCAATCTGACCTGGCTTGGCGCGGACGGGTCGATCGTCGCCGCAGATACCGGCCCCGGGTGTGGTCTCTTGGATGAGTGGACCCAGGAAATGGCGGGACTTAGCCACGATATCGATGGCAAGCTTGCTAGCCGTGGTACCGTTCAACAGGTGCTTGTTGATGACTTTCTTTCTGCACCCTATTTTCAGCGACCACTTCCAAAGTCAGCAGATCGCTTCGAATTCGACCATATCGATGTTTCCGGTTTGAGCGTCGAAGATGGTGCTGCCACGCTTTGTGCCGTAACCGTAGGGGCTGTGGAAGCCGCAATCGCTACGATGCCAGGGCCTCTGGGGATCCTCTGGGTAACCGGAGGTGGAGCGCATCATCCGGTGATTATGAAGAGTCTTCGTGAGAGATACCCGATGGTAAGAACCATCGATCAGCGCAATCTGAGTCCGGTGACTCTCGAAGCAGAATGTTTCGCCTGGTTGGCCGTACGTAGCTTGCGAAATCTACCACTAACCATTCCGGAAACAACCGGTTGCTCGCAACCGACCACCGGCGGATTTGTGACGCCGTAA
- a CDS encoding N-acetylglucosamine kinase: MSHRDRSSGELVLAVDSGGTKTSCVLARIGADKQYTILGTGRAAAGNPRVVGLDAAARAIAESVKLAKAEAGIDGFPCHRALFAVAGTLHERIRDGLCQRLGEMELAEECYVVPDLIPLVAGCGSAVSIGLIAGTGSVAIGRDALGRYAVAGGWGPLLGDDGSGFAIGRSALRATLSQLESGESTSGLAKQVCETLGASTSLGMKAALADTADLRELVASFAPIVLSEANGADPLCVAIIAKAATDLAEIIQSLQTRLEIPPAGMNIALSGGILQAKSPLIDQLSEQLNARGFQATLQRIDDPVLPILNMLAQPELPRQSEILP, encoded by the coding sequence ATGTCCCACCGAGATCGATCGTCCGGCGAACTTGTGTTAGCGGTCGATAGCGGTGGAACGAAAACATCTTGTGTCCTGGCTCGTATTGGGGCTGATAAGCAATACACAATTTTGGGAACTGGCCGTGCAGCGGCTGGTAACCCGCGAGTAGTCGGACTGGACGCAGCGGCCAGGGCAATTGCCGAGTCGGTGAAGTTGGCCAAAGCAGAGGCGGGGATCGATGGTTTTCCTTGCCATCGCGCGCTCTTTGCAGTCGCGGGTACGCTCCACGAGCGAATACGAGACGGTCTTTGCCAACGTCTTGGGGAAATGGAACTGGCCGAAGAATGCTATGTCGTTCCTGATCTTATTCCCCTGGTAGCCGGTTGCGGCTCTGCTGTGTCGATCGGATTGATCGCGGGAACCGGTTCGGTAGCTATCGGCCGGGATGCGCTGGGAAGGTATGCCGTTGCTGGTGGCTGGGGGCCCTTGCTGGGGGACGATGGAAGCGGCTTCGCGATCGGACGGTCAGCGCTTCGCGCGACTTTAAGCCAGCTCGAATCTGGAGAGTCGACAAGCGGGTTGGCCAAGCAAGTGTGCGAAACACTTGGAGCAAGCACATCCCTTGGAATGAAAGCTGCGCTCGCGGACACGGCTGATCTGCGTGAGTTGGTTGCGTCGTTCGCGCCGATCGTCTTGTCGGAGGCAAACGGTGCTGATCCGCTTTGTGTCGCGATCATTGCCAAGGCAGCGACCGATTTAGCTGAGATAATCCAGTCACTTCAAACGCGATTGGAAATCCCGCCTGCGGGGATGAACATCGCGCTCTCAGGCGGAATCTTGCAAGCAAAATCTCCGCTGATCGACCAGCTTTCTGAGCAGCTGAACGCTCGCGGGTTTCAAGCCACACTTCAGCGGATTGATGATCCCGTCTTGCCGATTCTGAATATGCTTGCCCAGCCTGAATTGCCGAGACAGTCCGAGATCCTTCCGTAG
- a CDS encoding AraC family transcriptional regulator, with amino-acid sequence MMTNTAKPSDEKLLVQVVAVMVETETSWGRRIIRGIAQYAEKNALWHLLIDPRDHEQRSSLPDGWRGHGVIARLSSRQQIDQIQQHKIPAVDVDDVGPSVPGIGRVVTDEAARAELAVEHLLARGFKQFAYFAPPSHRYSNNRGEAFQQAVAIRGHECHTYRPGYRAGRKMSWGEQQRRVNRWLHSLPRPIAILAVDAHHARQLAEVCHFSSIRVPDDFAILAGDSDDLLCEVSTPPLSAVSLACERIGYEAAAMLHQMMEGKSAPSEPVLIPPQGVASRQSTDFLAIDDPMIVRALRFIQNHTHQGIGVDDILREVPLSRRSLEIQFKSYLGRTPAEEIRRVQLERAKELLLNRDLSITEVALSSGFSNATRFGIAFRKKFGTTPRSFRKTLLSE; translated from the coding sequence ATGATGACGAACACAGCAAAACCATCTGACGAAAAACTCCTGGTCCAGGTCGTCGCCGTGATGGTCGAAACTGAGACGAGCTGGGGGCGTCGAATAATTCGAGGTATTGCTCAATACGCAGAGAAGAACGCCCTTTGGCATTTACTAATTGACCCTCGTGACCATGAACAGCGTTCGTCTTTGCCGGACGGATGGCGAGGTCACGGTGTGATTGCCAGATTGTCATCGCGACAGCAAATCGATCAGATCCAGCAACATAAAATCCCCGCCGTAGACGTCGACGACGTGGGACCATCGGTGCCTGGGATTGGACGAGTTGTCACGGACGAGGCTGCCCGGGCAGAGCTTGCGGTGGAACACCTGTTGGCAAGAGGGTTCAAGCAGTTTGCTTACTTTGCCCCGCCGAGCCATCGCTATTCGAACAATCGGGGCGAAGCCTTTCAGCAGGCGGTAGCCATCCGTGGACACGAGTGCCATACCTATCGCCCCGGATACCGTGCAGGGCGAAAGATGTCTTGGGGAGAGCAGCAGCGCCGCGTCAATCGCTGGCTGCATTCGCTTCCACGCCCCATTGCCATCCTGGCGGTCGATGCCCATCATGCTCGCCAGTTGGCCGAAGTCTGCCACTTCTCGTCGATTCGCGTACCGGACGACTTTGCGATCTTGGCAGGTGACTCGGATGACCTTCTGTGCGAGGTTTCGACGCCTCCCCTCTCGGCTGTCTCGCTTGCTTGCGAACGAATTGGTTATGAGGCGGCGGCGATGCTTCATCAGATGATGGAAGGTAAGAGTGCCCCGAGTGAGCCCGTACTGATTCCGCCGCAGGGCGTTGCCAGCCGTCAATCGACCGATTTTTTAGCGATCGATGACCCCATGATCGTACGTGCCTTGCGATTCATCCAAAACCATACGCACCAAGGGATTGGAGTGGATGATATCTTGAGGGAAGTCCCTCTTTCACGTCGCAGCCTAGAGATTCAGTTCAAATCCTACTTGGGGCGAACACCGGCAGAGGAAATCCGCCGGGTGCAGCTAGAGCGTGCCAAGGAATTGCTTTTAAATCGCGACCTATCCATAACCGAGGTCGCACTGAGTTCCGGCTTCAGCAATGCCACGCGATTTGGTATAGCCTTTCGCAAGAAGTTCGGAACCACGCCGCGCAGTTTTCGGAAAACGCTTCTTAGCGAATAG
- a CDS encoding sodium:solute symporter family transporter, with protein MIILAILAIHPIDVAIIAIYIVGTTLLGIWLGKGGNSTNDFFLGSKNLPTWALLLSIVATETSTVTFLSVPGLAFKEGGNFGFLQLALGYIVGRVLVLVFLLPLYFQNENSTAYEVFQRNFGSSTRRLASLFFLIARTLGDGLRLFLTALALQQVMQLPFEISVAILAVATAIYALFGGVRSVVWNDCLQFGVYMAGAMIALSVILMRLPGGTEQYFQFASETGRLRLFDLELFPTEGHLTLWAGLLGGGMLSLATHGADQLIVQRYLCAKDQRSAGWALLWSGPIVFAQFALFLAIGVALACYFTEFDPTKVNIAGDQALATFIVGELPLGIRGIILAAVFAAAMSTLSSSVNSSSSSLLQDFGRQAWSDLPEERRLRLARAFTVLFTLSQAAVAVIAFRGDFADTVVNQALAIAGFSAGLLLGLFFVALVVGRVSSILANIGLLTGAAVITLVAFQTSISGYWYSLICCGTSFGVTVFLGYVVSWRGETSQIASLEED; from the coding sequence ATGATAATCCTGGCGATTTTGGCGATTCATCCGATCGATGTAGCGATAATCGCTATTTACATCGTGGGGACGACCCTGCTGGGAATTTGGTTGGGGAAGGGGGGCAATTCAACAAACGACTTCTTTCTCGGATCGAAGAACCTGCCGACCTGGGCTCTGCTGCTTTCGATCGTTGCCACGGAAACGAGCACCGTCACATTTTTGAGCGTCCCTGGTCTGGCGTTTAAGGAAGGGGGCAACTTCGGCTTCCTCCAGTTGGCACTCGGCTACATCGTCGGACGCGTTCTAGTACTGGTGTTTCTGCTTCCTCTCTATTTCCAAAACGAAAACTCGACCGCGTACGAAGTCTTTCAACGAAACTTCGGCAGCTCGACCCGGCGACTGGCGTCCCTCTTTTTTCTGATTGCTCGCACCCTTGGCGATGGTCTGCGGCTTTTTCTCACAGCGCTCGCCCTGCAACAAGTAATGCAACTACCGTTTGAGATTAGTGTTGCCATCCTCGCCGTTGCCACTGCTATCTATGCTTTGTTCGGCGGAGTTCGCTCGGTGGTATGGAATGACTGTCTCCAGTTTGGCGTTTACATGGCTGGCGCCATGATTGCATTGTCCGTGATCCTGATGCGTCTTCCTGGTGGCACCGAGCAATACTTTCAGTTTGCTTCGGAAACAGGCCGCTTGAGACTCTTCGATCTCGAATTGTTTCCGACAGAAGGTCACTTAACGCTATGGGCAGGACTGCTGGGCGGGGGAATGCTCAGCCTGGCGACGCATGGTGCCGACCAGCTGATTGTCCAAAGATATCTCTGCGCGAAGGATCAACGTTCCGCCGGCTGGGCACTTCTGTGGAGCGGGCCCATCGTTTTCGCGCAGTTTGCTTTGTTTCTAGCAATTGGCGTCGCTCTGGCCTGTTATTTCACAGAGTTTGATCCCACGAAGGTCAACATTGCTGGCGACCAGGCATTGGCAACGTTTATCGTGGGTGAACTTCCTCTGGGCATCCGGGGAATCATCCTGGCAGCCGTTTTTGCCGCCGCTATGTCAACCCTTTCCAGTTCCGTCAATTCGTCTTCCAGTTCGCTACTGCAAGACTTCGGACGCCAGGCATGGAGTGACTTGCCCGAGGAACGGCGGCTTCGACTTGCCCGTGCTTTTACTGTCCTTTTCACCCTCTCGCAGGCAGCCGTTGCAGTTATTGCTTTCCGTGGCGACTTCGCCGATACCGTCGTCAATCAGGCCTTGGCCATCGCTGGTTTTTCGGCAGGACTATTACTGGGGCTATTCTTTGTTGCTCTGGTCGTTGGCCGCGTCTCAAGCATATTGGCGAACATCGGTCTGCTTACAGGTGCCGCTGTGATTACGCTGGTCGCTTTTCAGACGAGCATCAGTGGTTACTGGTATTCGTTGATTTGTTGTGGTACTTCCTTCGGGGTCACCGTATTTCTCGGATATGTGGTCTCCTGGCGGGGCGAAACTTCCCAAATTGCTTCCTTGGAGGAAGATTAA
- the murQ gene encoding N-acetylmuramic acid 6-phosphate etherase gives MLDHLTTEASNPASEDLDEMSTLDLVNLINGQDAGVALAVGQQALQIAAAIDAISTRLLRSGRLIYFGAGTSGRLGVLDAAECPPTFSSDPKQVIGLIAGGPTAMTTAVEGAEDNPELGAKDLQAIGLSSQDVVVGIATSGRTPYVIGGLDYARESGAYAIGLTCNDNSELHSHCDLVIAPVVGPEIISGSTRMKAGTATKMVLNMLSTGAMVRQGKTFGNLMVDLRATNSKLNARAKRIVKAATKLSEDEASRLLEQCNGEVKTAIVVHHTGESAEQARILLSEANGHLRQAIRGITRERSC, from the coding sequence ATGCTCGATCATTTGACGACCGAAGCCAGTAATCCAGCGTCTGAAGACCTCGATGAAATGTCGACTTTGGATCTGGTGAATCTGATCAACGGCCAGGACGCAGGCGTGGCTTTGGCTGTTGGACAGCAAGCGCTACAAATTGCCGCGGCGATCGATGCCATATCAACACGACTGCTGCGGTCGGGTCGCTTGATTTACTTCGGTGCGGGAACATCCGGACGACTGGGCGTTCTCGACGCAGCTGAATGTCCTCCAACGTTCAGCTCTGATCCCAAGCAGGTGATCGGTTTAATTGCTGGTGGCCCAACTGCCATGACAACAGCGGTGGAAGGAGCAGAAGATAATCCGGAGCTCGGGGCCAAAGACCTGCAAGCCATTGGACTATCGTCCCAAGATGTCGTTGTCGGGATTGCTACCAGCGGGCGTACGCCCTACGTTATTGGTGGACTTGACTATGCTCGGGAATCGGGAGCCTATGCGATTGGTTTGACGTGCAACGATAACTCCGAGTTGCACTCTCATTGCGATTTGGTGATCGCCCCGGTTGTTGGTCCCGAGATCATCAGTGGGTCGACACGCATGAAGGCCGGAACGGCAACCAAAATGGTGCTCAACATGCTAAGTACGGGCGCGATGGTTCGGCAAGGAAAAACCTTCGGAAACCTGATGGTCGACCTGCGGGCGACCAACTCCAAGCTCAATGCACGAGCCAAGCGAATCGTCAAAGCGGCTACGAAGCTCTCCGAAGATGAGGCTTCTCGCCTTTTAGAGCAATGCAATGGCGAGGTGAAGACGGCGATCGTGGTTCATCACACGGGCGAGTCTGCTGAGCAAGCACGTATCTTGCTCAGCGAGGCCAATGGTCACCTTCGTCAGGCTATCAGGGGAATAACCCGGGAACGTAGCTGCTAA